The Halobaculum magnesiiphilum genome contains the following window.
CTCGATGTCGAGCCCGCCCCGGCTGGCGTAGTGGACGACCGCGCGCTCGGCCTGCGCGGGACACGCCAGCCCGTTCGGACAGAACGCCAGGGGACCGTCGCGCTCGACCTCGCTGCCGCAGACGGGACACTCCTCGGGGAACTCGTAGGGGCGGTCGCTGTGGGACTCCACGACCTCCGCGACCTGCGGGATCACGTCGCCGGCGCGCTTCACGCGCACCTCGTCGCCGACGCCGACGCCGAGCGATTCGATCTCGTCGGGGTTGTGCAGCGTCGCCCGCGACACCGTCACCCCGCCTACGTCGACCGGGTCCAGCAGGGCGACGGGCGTCAGGCGGCCGGTCCGACCCACCTGCACGACGACGTCCTCCACCGTCGTCACCTCGTGGCGCGCGGGGAACTTGTAGGCGAACGCCCAGCGATACGAGCGCGACTTGGTCCCCAACTCCTCGCGGGCCGCGCGGTCGTTCACCTTGATCACGACGCCGTCGATCTCGTAGTTCAGGTCCTCGCGCTCCTCGGCGAGGCGGTCGCGGTAGTCGATGGCCGCCTCGATGTCCGCGGCGACCTCGGCCCGATCGTTCACGTGCAGGCCGAACGAGCGCAGGGCGTCGAGCTCCGCGAGGTGGTCGTCCGGTCGTTCGGGAGCGTCTGAGCCGGCGGCCGTCTCCCACCCGAGTACGTCGTAGAAGAAGCAGTCGAGCGGGCGTTCGGCGACCGCGTCGATGTCGAGCTGCCGGAGGGTACCGGCGGCGGCGTTCCGGGGGTTCGCGAACGGCTCCTTCCCCGCCTCGATGCGCTCGCGGTTGTGCGCCTGGAAGGCGTCGCGGGGGATGAACACCTCCCCGCGCACGGCCAGCGTCTCGGGGGGGTCGCCCGCCAGCCGCTCGGGCACCGAGCGGATCGTCCGCACCTGTTCGGTCACGTCGTCGCCGACGCGGCCGTCCCCCCGCGTCGCGGCCTGCACGTAGCGGCCGTCCTCGTACACCACCTCCACCGAGAGGCCGTCGAACTTCGGCTCACACGAGTAGGACACGTCCGCGTCCTCGCCCAGTTCCCGGCGGACGCGCTCGTCGAACTCGCGCACGTCCGCGGCGTCGCCCGACTGGTCGATCGACAGCATCGGCGCGGCGTGCTCGACCTCGCCGAGCTCGTCGAGGGTGCCGCCGGCGACGCGGCGCGTGGGGGAGACCGCGGCGTCGAGATCGAAGGCGTCCTCCAGCTCCTCCAGGCGCGCGAACAGGGCGTCGTACGTCCGGTCGGCGATCAGCGGGTCGTTCCGGGCGTAGTAGCGGTGGTCGTGCTCGCGGATCGCCGCGCGCAGCAGGTCGGCCTGCTCGGCTGCCGCGTCGGCGTCGAGGTCCTCGACGGGCGCGAAGTCCGCGTCCGGCTCCGTGAGGTACGGGTTGTCCGGGTCGGCATAGCGGAGGTCGTCGGCGTCGACCTCGGCTGGCTGGCTCATTGGCGGCGGTTGGAACGCGGCTCGCGTCAATCCATCGGAGGGCGACGCGTCTCCGCGACGGGGTCGGTTCCCGGCCGAGTCTACGCGTCCCCGTCGCCGACGAGGAACCCCTCGTCCTCGAACAGGTCGGCCAACTCGAACATCGACTCGACGACCACGTCGCAGGACGGCTCGACGGCGGGCTTCGGCTCGTAGCCGACCGCCAGCCCCGCGACCTCCAGCATCGGGAGGTCGTTGGCGCCGTCGCCGACGGCGACCGTTCGGGTCATCGGTACGCCCTGCTCGCCGGCGACGCGCTCCAGTTGCTCGTCCTTCGTCCCCTCGATGAGCGGCCCCTCGACCTCGCCGGTGAGGCGCCCGCCCTCGATCGGCAGGCGGTTGGCGACGATCTCGTCGACCTCGGCGCCGGCTCTCTCCAGCGCGGCTGCGACGCCGCGCTCGAAGCCGCCGGTGAAGATGGCGACGTAGTGGCCGCGCTCGCGCAGGCGCCGGATCACGTCCCCGGCGCCCTCACGGAGTTCGACCCGGTCCCACGCCCGCTGGGCCTCCTCCTCCTCCAGATGCTCCAGCAGCGCCGCGCGCTTGCGCAGGCTCTCGGCGTAGCTGAGTTCGTCGTTCATCGCCCGCGCGGTGATGTCGGCCATCTCGTCGGCGACGCCGCATCGTTCGCCCAGCAGCACGGTCATCTCCGAGTCCGAGAGCGTCCCGTCGAAGTCGAACGCAACGAGTCGAGTCATGCGCGGCCGTTCGCGCGCCCGGGCTTCAACTCCTGCGGTTCCCGCATCGCCGCGGCGACCCGTTCCCGGGTCGAATGACACACGGACGTGACAATTCCACCCGAAACGGAGGGGTCGTATAGCCAGCTATATGGATCGATCTGGCGGGCGAGTTCCGCCGAGGTGGAAAGCCTTTACCACGCGCCGCAACTCCGGTCGCGCATGAAGGTACTCGTCACGGACCCCATCGCGGACGCTGGGCTCGAGACGCTCCGAGACGCCGGCCACGAGGTCGTCACGGGCTACGAACTCGCGGGGCAGGACCTGCTGGACGCCGTCGCCGACGCGAACGCGCTGATCGTCCGCTCCG
Protein-coding sequences here:
- the serB gene encoding phosphoserine phosphatase SerB — encoded protein: MTRLVAFDFDGTLSDSEMTVLLGERCGVADEMADITARAMNDELSYAESLRKRAALLEHLEEEEAQRAWDRVELREGAGDVIRRLRERGHYVAIFTGGFERGVAAALERAGAEVDEIVANRLPIEGGRLTGEVEGPLIEGTKDEQLERVAGEQGVPMTRTVAVGDGANDLPMLEVAGLAVGYEPKPAVEPSCDVVVESMFELADLFEDEGFLVGDGDA
- the ligA gene encoding NAD-dependent DNA ligase LigA; the protein is MSQPAEVDADDLRYADPDNPYLTEPDADFAPVEDLDADAAAEQADLLRAAIREHDHRYYARNDPLIADRTYDALFARLEELEDAFDLDAAVSPTRRVAGGTLDELGEVEHAAPMLSIDQSGDAADVREFDERVRRELGEDADVSYSCEPKFDGLSVEVVYEDGRYVQAATRGDGRVGDDVTEQVRTIRSVPERLAGDPPETLAVRGEVFIPRDAFQAHNRERIEAGKEPFANPRNAAAGTLRQLDIDAVAERPLDCFFYDVLGWETAAGSDAPERPDDHLAELDALRSFGLHVNDRAEVAADIEAAIDYRDRLAEEREDLNYEIDGVVIKVNDRAAREELGTKSRSYRWAFAYKFPARHEVTTVEDVVVQVGRTGRLTPVALLDPVDVGGVTVSRATLHNPDEIESLGVGVGDEVRVKRAGDVIPQVAEVVESHSDRPYEFPEECPVCGSEVERDGPLAFCPNGLACPAQAERAVVHYASRGGLDIEGLGEESVEQLRETGLVETLPDLYRLPDRREELAELEGWGETSADNLIAEVEASTEPELADFLAALGIHEVGAATARNLARHFGTFEAVRAASEAELTEVDDIGETVAHTVRDFFEAEQNARVIDDLLNYVDPQRDDTETGDALDGLTFVFTGSLSTARSVAQDLVAAHGANATSSVSGNTDYLVVGDSPGTSKREDAEANDVPELDEEGFADLLAEHGIEWPPEDEG